A window from Halomicrobium urmianum encodes these proteins:
- a CDS encoding M81 family metallopeptidase codes for MRVATATVSHETNTFSNTATTLDDFEIATGEELLSSFDGARSLAGIVETLRTEGVEVVPTVGAATIPSGTITADAFDRIQTELIGRLDSDVDGVCLDLHGSMYVDGEPDPEGQLLASVREIVGPDVPVVAALDMHATITRRMVDALDGVAGYRTAPHTDVVETGERAADLLLAALDGDATLVLGWERLPMLLAGERSETEAEPMTTLIDRLRTTDERDGIYDANYFLGFPWADSPHGGCHALVTGDADAGDAVDEVTTNLAAAFWERREAFDFTTEAHRPEQALDAAAGESDRPVVIAETGDIPGAGGSEDLTDFLSLVLARDDLGTPVLAVVADADSTDACVRAGEGEPVDLSLGRRYDDGAPLEASGTVRALHERDGTHTARVELDGGEVIVADERTNLHRDPSFFDALGIDPHDREVIALKSGYLSPAWKEVAARRLFALTAGDTNQLLEDLPYERVPRPIYPVDQDTEWSA; via the coding sequence ATGCGAGTCGCTACTGCAACAGTAAGCCACGAAACAAATACGTTTTCGAACACAGCCACGACACTCGACGACTTCGAGATAGCGACGGGCGAGGAACTCCTGTCTTCCTTCGATGGAGCGCGGTCGCTGGCCGGCATCGTGGAAACGCTACGTACCGAGGGCGTCGAGGTAGTGCCGACGGTAGGGGCTGCTACGATCCCGTCTGGAACGATCACGGCAGACGCGTTCGACAGGATCCAGACCGAACTGATCGGCCGACTCGACTCCGACGTAGACGGCGTCTGTCTGGATCTCCACGGGTCGATGTACGTCGACGGCGAACCCGATCCGGAAGGTCAGTTGCTCGCGTCCGTTCGCGAAATAGTGGGGCCCGACGTGCCAGTCGTGGCCGCGCTGGACATGCACGCCACCATCACCCGGCGGATGGTCGACGCGCTCGACGGCGTCGCGGGCTATCGGACCGCTCCCCACACGGACGTCGTCGAGACGGGCGAGCGGGCGGCGGACCTGCTGCTCGCCGCTCTTGACGGAGACGCGACCCTCGTCCTCGGGTGGGAGCGGCTCCCGATGCTTCTGGCCGGCGAGCGATCGGAGACCGAGGCCGAGCCGATGACGACCCTGATCGACCGGCTCCGGACGACCGACGAGCGCGACGGGATCTACGACGCCAACTACTTCCTCGGGTTCCCGTGGGCCGACTCGCCGCACGGCGGCTGCCACGCCCTCGTCACGGGCGACGCCGACGCCGGGGACGCCGTCGACGAGGTGACGACCAACCTCGCCGCGGCCTTCTGGGAGCGACGCGAGGCGTTCGACTTCACGACGGAGGCCCATCGGCCCGAGCAGGCACTGGACGCGGCTGCGGGCGAGTCCGACCGACCGGTCGTGATCGCCGAGACGGGGGACATCCCCGGCGCCGGGGGGAGCGAGGACCTGACCGACTTCCTCTCGCTCGTGCTGGCCCGGGACGACCTCGGCACGCCGGTGCTGGCCGTCGTCGCCGACGCGGACAGTACCGACGCGTGCGTTCGCGCCGGCGAGGGCGAACCGGTCGACCTCTCGCTGGGCCGCCGCTACGATGACGGGGCGCCCCTCGAAGCGTCCGGCACCGTCCGCGCTCTCCACGAGCGCGACGGCACGCACACCGCGCGCGTCGAACTCGACGGCGGCGAGGTGATCGTCGCGGACGAACGGACCAACCTCCACCGCGACCCCTCGTTCTTCGATGCGCTCGGGATCGATCCGCACGACCGCGAGGTGATCGCCCTCAAGAGCGGCTACCTCAGCCCGGCCTGGAAGGAGGTCGCCGCCCGTCGGCTGTTCGCCCTCACCGCCGGCGACACCAACCAGTTGCTGGAGGACCTGCCGTACGAGCGGGTCCCCCGGCCGATCTATCCCGTCGATCAGGACACGGAGTGGTCGGCGTGA